In the genome of Treponema pedis, one region contains:
- a CDS encoding sulfide/dihydroorotate dehydrogenase-like FAD/NAD-binding protein, translating to MHKILEKRQYSPEVFYLKVEAPEIAKNRYPGQFVIVQIDTDFGERVPLTIADANANEGWIALVIQAVGATTIKLCSKNVGDYIAAILGPLGRPSHITKCGTVACVCGGIGVAPMYPIAQAFKNCGNKLIVIIGARNKDLVVFEDEMKAIADELIITTDDGSYGRKALVTVPLKELCESQTPPDEVFAIGPPIMMKFCAETTRPFGIKTTVSLNTIMIDGTGMCGGCRVTIGDDVKFVCVDGPEFDAHKVDFDNMMMRMRAFRGREEQDKHKCRSGIFN from the coding sequence ATGCACAAAATACTTGAAAAAAGGCAGTACTCGCCTGAAGTATTCTATCTTAAGGTTGAAGCGCCGGAAATTGCCAAAAACAGATATCCCGGTCAATTCGTAATCGTTCAGATAGATACCGATTTCGGCGAGCGCGTTCCTTTAACTATAGCGGACGCTAATGCAAATGAAGGCTGGATAGCCCTTGTTATCCAAGCCGTAGGAGCAACTACAATTAAACTTTGCAGTAAAAATGTAGGAGATTACATTGCTGCAATTTTAGGACCTCTCGGCAGGCCGTCGCATATAACAAAGTGCGGAACTGTAGCCTGCGTTTGCGGCGGTATCGGGGTTGCTCCGATGTATCCTATCGCTCAAGCGTTCAAAAATTGCGGAAACAAACTTATTGTTATTATCGGAGCAAGAAATAAGGATTTGGTCGTTTTTGAAGACGAGATGAAGGCTATAGCCGATGAACTTATAATAACTACCGACGACGGCTCTTATGGAAGAAAGGCTCTCGTTACCGTTCCCTTAAAAGAACTTTGCGAAAGTCAAACACCGCCGGATGAGGTTTTTGCAATAGGGCCTCCCATAATGATGAAATTTTGTGCGGAAACTACCCGTCCTTTCGGAATAAAAACTACGGTTTCCCTTAACACAATTATGATTGACGGAACGGGAATGTGCGGAGGCTGCCGCGTAACGATAGGCGATGATGTAAAATTCGTTTGTGTAGACGGCCCCGAATTCGATGCGCATAAGGTTGATTTCGATAATATGATGATGAGAATGAGGGCTTTCCGTGGACGCGAAGAGCAGGATAAACATAAATGCCGTTCAGGTATTTTTAATTAA
- a CDS encoding transglutaminase domain-containing protein: MKNTTIKPVFFLTGILCLASCDNRTALQVPGFIKNNGTVSLQMQQVRRKETAPTYKKITDKAPDYLSSADSKKRKEILFERLLNACLRYEDDVYVGDLGISCSNDNPEHKRLYEEFLTFYPFVFHIIEDGGISINYKAQNNDELDKYKFIYKISKNSFEEKFKKFENTLERFYGVMQEGMDDAELSFVIYRELLKNTVYSDGSVHSSDALGALIDGKSICQGYGLSYRRLMNGIGIETEAVTGAMIGYPEGHMWNRIKLNGKWYNAEPTWDDNKAGNVYRQDDCLGRYFLTSDYKFHNELNHPYVFSEEYPELPAADDKKYDSDSPVFRNSDKKSNITYHNGYWYYFLDTDRSIYKSNFDGSEKKVLYVKEEISIRNPELHRLEFGTDRIYFIDYVKGHYYLQSENEKYRIYSMDYDGANLKEEKLLPEFRAPLKPESDKPLQKRSCVALRGEIALSKIKDAYFHGTENYFNPQSEQRKEFINTIKEAENLLTTEPSDGDKAALLYVKLQKMRKEYTMPQTCSP; this comes from the coding sequence ATGAAAAATACGACAATCAAACCTGTTTTTTTTCTGACAGGTATACTATGTTTAGCGTCTTGTGATAACCGAACGGCATTACAGGTACCCGGTTTTATAAAAAATAACGGTACGGTTTCATTGCAAATGCAGCAAGTTCGGAGAAAAGAAACTGCCCCGACGTATAAAAAAATAACGGATAAAGCTCCCGATTATTTATCCTCAGCCGACAGTAAAAAAAGAAAAGAAATTCTTTTTGAAAGACTTCTTAATGCCTGTTTGCGTTATGAAGATGATGTTTATGTAGGAGATTTAGGTATAAGCTGCAGTAACGATAATCCCGAACATAAAAGACTGTATGAAGAATTTTTAACTTTTTATCCCTTTGTTTTTCATATAATTGAAGACGGAGGAATCTCAATTAATTATAAAGCTCAAAATAATGATGAACTTGATAAATACAAATTTATTTACAAAATAAGTAAAAATTCATTTGAAGAAAAATTTAAAAAATTTGAAAATACTTTAGAAAGATTTTACGGCGTTATGCAGGAAGGTATGGACGATGCGGAATTGAGCTTCGTTATTTACAGAGAATTGCTTAAAAATACGGTATACAGCGACGGTTCCGTACATTCATCGGACGCATTGGGAGCCCTTATTGACGGAAAGTCCATTTGTCAAGGTTACGGATTAAGTTATCGAAGGCTTATGAACGGTATCGGAATAGAAACCGAAGCCGTTACTGGCGCTATGATAGGATACCCTGAAGGGCATATGTGGAATAGAATTAAACTTAACGGTAAATGGTATAATGCTGAACCTACATGGGACGATAATAAAGCCGGAAATGTTTATAGACAGGACGACTGCTTGGGGCGGTATTTTTTAACTTCAGATTATAAATTTCATAACGAATTAAACCATCCGTATGTATTTTCTGAAGAATATCCGGAATTGCCTGCCGCAGATGATAAAAAATATGACAGCGATTCTCCGGTTTTCCGCAATAGCGATAAAAAAAGCAATATTACATATCATAACGGATATTGGTATTATTTTTTAGATACCGATAGAAGCATATATAAAAGCAACTTCGACGGAAGTGAAAAAAAAGTATTGTATGTAAAGGAAGAAATAAGTATAAGAAATCCTGAATTGCACAGATTGGAATTCGGAACGGATAGAATATATTTTATAGATTATGTAAAAGGGCACTATTATTTGCAATCCGAAAATGAAAAATATCGTATATATTCTATGGATTATGACGGTGCAAATCTTAAAGAAGAAAAACTTTTGCCCGAATTCAGAGCTCCTTTAAAACCCGAAAGCGATAAGCCCTTACAAAAAAGAAGCTGCGTAGCCCTCAGAGGCGAAATAGCCTTATCAAAAATAAAGGATGCATATTTTCACGGAACGGAAAATTATTTTAACCCGCAATCGGAGCAGCGCAAAGAATTTATCAATACTATTAAAGAAGCTGAGAACTTATTAACAACCGAGCCGTCGGACGGGGATAAGGCCGCTTTATTATATGTAAAGCTGCAAAAAATGCGAAAAGAATATACAATGCCCCAAACCTGTTCCCCTTAA
- a CDS encoding FAD binding domain-containing protein, whose amino-acid sequence MESLTKKSNIYRARSLQEMQIMLKNISGVVPIAGATGFLNNQTGDIIDLPQHLLDINQIPELKEIFKTERYFEFGAAVTLNEILDLGKKNIPPVLYSAIEKISNNSLRYLATIGGNIANAEASSGTFLPMLALDAKLEIRTGEEIEWVPFAKYIDTSYNEKRSSSYVITKIRIPNESWTKNFYAKLDSHYNLSEDAASFLFLIRIQKNILSEMRLFFSSNRLIREKEFDNLLLGRSLPLPHREVLGIMEKAKQIFTVDKFGSDFHRTYFFNLLEDNLYKLT is encoded by the coding sequence ATGGAATCTTTGACAAAAAAATCAAATATATACAGGGCTCGCTCTTTGCAGGAAATGCAGATTATGCTGAAAAATATTTCGGGAGTTGTTCCTATTGCGGGGGCTACGGGGTTTTTAAATAATCAAACCGGCGATATTATCGATTTACCTCAACATCTTTTGGATATAAATCAAATACCGGAATTAAAGGAAATTTTTAAAACGGAGCGCTATTTTGAATTCGGGGCGGCGGTTACTTTAAATGAAATTTTGGATTTGGGGAAAAAAAATATACCGCCCGTTTTATATTCCGCAATAGAAAAAATATCCAATAATTCGCTTCGCTATCTTGCTACAATAGGCGGAAATATTGCAAATGCTGAAGCGAGCTCAGGTACGTTTTTGCCTATGCTTGCTCTTGATGCAAAGTTGGAAATACGTACGGGTGAAGAAATAGAGTGGGTGCCTTTTGCAAAATACATAGATACAAGTTACAATGAAAAAAGAAGCTCATCTTATGTAATAACGAAAATACGTATTCCCAACGAATCGTGGACAAAGAATTTTTATGCGAAGCTCGACTCTCATTATAATTTGAGCGAAGATGCCGCATCGTTTTTATTTTTAATTAGAATTCAAAAAAATATTTTATCCGAAATGCGGCTCTTTTTTTCTTCTAATCGGCTTATCCGTGAAAAAGAATTCGATAATTTACTTTTGGGCAGGAGTTTGCCTTTGCCGCATCGTGAAGTTTTAGGTATTATGGAAAAAGCAAAGCAAATTTTTACCGTAGATAAATTCGGCTCGGATTTTCATCGTACTTATTTTTTTAATTTGCTTGAGGATAATCTTTATAAATTAACTTAA
- the recA gene encoding recombinase RecA produces MAKTRNEMPADANTEDKLKALEAARLQIEKQFGQGSLMKLGSNPAIGNIDSIPSGSILLDEALGIGGYPRGRIIEIFGPESSGKTTIALHAVAEAQKQKGIAAFIDAEHALDPQYAKALGVNIDELWVSQPDTGEQALEIAESLVRSGAVDIIVIDSVAALTPQAEIEGEMGDSHMGLQARLMSQALRKLTAIISKSKCMIIFINQIRMKIGVMFGSPETTTGGNALKFYASVRLDVRKTETLGKDDDGAWGNKIKVKVVKNKVAPPFKKAEMEIQFGKGVCPYGSLLDSAVKQEIIKKSGSWYSYGDDKIGQGRPNAVKFLEENIELTRNIEKELREKLFPGRPYVSSFVEKTQEQKEAQEKAAAAARSDSSTSSDTENKEREEPSEKKKTAPQPEVIGKPADDSLF; encoded by the coding sequence GTGGCAAAAACAAGAAACGAAATGCCTGCGGACGCAAATACCGAAGACAAATTAAAGGCTCTTGAAGCGGCGAGACTTCAAATTGAAAAACAATTCGGACAGGGCTCTTTAATGAAGCTCGGCAGCAATCCTGCAATAGGAAATATCGATTCAATTCCTTCAGGAAGTATTCTTTTGGACGAAGCTCTAGGGATAGGCGGATACCCCAGAGGCCGTATTATCGAGATTTTCGGACCGGAGTCGTCGGGAAAAACTACAATAGCTCTTCATGCCGTTGCGGAAGCTCAAAAACAAAAGGGCATAGCGGCTTTTATAGATGCCGAACACGCTCTTGACCCTCAATATGCAAAGGCTTTGGGCGTAAACATCGACGAGCTTTGGGTTTCGCAGCCCGACACTGGAGAACAAGCCCTTGAAATTGCCGAGAGTTTGGTACGTTCCGGCGCCGTAGATATAATAGTAATTGACTCGGTTGCCGCCCTTACACCTCAAGCGGAAATAGAAGGGGAAATGGGAGACTCTCACATGGGATTACAGGCCCGCCTTATGAGTCAGGCCTTAAGAAAACTTACTGCGATTATAAGTAAATCTAAATGTATGATTATCTTTATTAATCAAATAAGAATGAAAATCGGTGTTATGTTCGGAAGCCCTGAAACCACTACCGGCGGAAATGCCCTTAAATTTTATGCGTCCGTACGTCTTGATGTAAGAAAAACCGAAACTCTCGGAAAAGACGATGACGGAGCATGGGGAAATAAAATTAAGGTAAAAGTTGTAAAAAATAAGGTAGCCCCGCCTTTTAAAAAAGCCGAAATGGAAATACAATTCGGAAAAGGAGTTTGTCCTTACGGAAGCCTTTTGGATTCGGCCGTTAAACAGGAAATTATTAAAAAAAGCGGTTCATGGTATTCTTACGGAGATGATAAAATAGGACAAGGTCGCCCCAATGCCGTTAAATTTTTGGAAGAAAATATTGAGCTTACGCGTAACATCGAAAAAGAATTGCGGGAAAAGCTCTTTCCCGGAAGGCCCTATGTTTCAAGCTTTGTAGAAAAAACGCAAGAACAAAAAGAAGCTCAGGAAAAAGCCGCCGCCGCCGCACGCTCCGATTCTTCAACCTCATCGGACACGGAAAATAAAGAAAGAGAAGAGCCTTCCGAAAAGAAAAAAACGGCTCCTCAACCGGAAGTAATCGGTAAACCGGCCGATGACAGTCTGTTCTAA
- a CDS encoding molybdopterin cofactor-binding domain-containing protein encodes MCKDFVSDLTFEKTEYAQIIRSFDTDSKLLGIEKPDLPEGYAFFSAEDIVGKNSVSFFDSAIPVFAEDKIEYAGQAVGVLTGPDKKILSELAPLFKIKTQAALRPKSQFTFEEEVKNYFDYPTIAKESLSCGNTESIFDKSKNIVYSTFSLKQKYHYHAETACVKTNWNKGRLEVHIASQWPFHILNSVCDVLAVSKGQVNVILHNEAESLDGRIWFPSLLAAQIALASYLTKKNISIQFTRQEDFLYTAKSQGLLIQHKTAVSNSGLIEAMDVSVIVDTGSFNPFINQILKQITVTAASLYRLPSYSINAVAIKTNCGLTDLFTGWGDAYITAALEKHINEIVNQLNLCPIKFRLDNALRTGQARICGVKNDEELSIENLFKAVCSTSDFYRKYYAYRLINTGRKNRYDGNWRGIGIAAGLQYNGSNILVKSGMNYSAEITLTIDDRVIVKAEPVSDSLKKILRKQIAKELEADENSVIFLGGSTDEMSITGAATSSCGISIIPELISKCCTGIKNQRFRKPLPITVSKTYKITKTKDWDNTLLKGVPFISMTPAVCAVELELNRSNYSVEIKGIWFACNPGKIYSKKMVMHNIHKSIANAISNISIEKLQERNILPSRYKILPTGHIPPIRAFIIESELKTRGVGELAEGLVPAAYISALNQIMIKYRRIDTLPVFTEDIFKAFAISEESDEN; translated from the coding sequence ATGTGTAAAGATTTTGTTTCGGATTTAACGTTTGAAAAAACGGAGTATGCTCAAATTATACGCTCTTTCGATACGGATTCCAAATTGCTGGGGATAGAAAAACCGGATTTGCCTGAAGGTTATGCTTTTTTTTCGGCGGAAGATATTGTAGGGAAAAATTCGGTTTCTTTTTTTGATTCGGCTATTCCGGTTTTTGCCGAGGATAAAATAGAGTATGCGGGACAGGCTGTAGGGGTATTAACCGGTCCCGATAAAAAAATTCTTTCGGAACTTGCGCCTCTTTTTAAAATAAAAACTCAAGCCGCTTTAAGGCCGAAATCTCAATTTACTTTTGAAGAAGAGGTAAAAAATTATTTCGATTATCCGACTATAGCAAAAGAATCTTTGTCATGCGGGAATACCGAAAGTATTTTCGATAAAAGCAAAAATATTGTTTATTCTACATTTTCTCTTAAACAAAAATATCATTATCATGCGGAAACGGCATGTGTAAAAACAAATTGGAATAAGGGGCGATTGGAAGTTCATATTGCATCTCAATGGCCTTTTCATATTTTAAATTCGGTATGCGATGTTTTGGCGGTTTCTAAGGGGCAGGTAAATGTAATACTTCACAATGAAGCGGAATCTCTTGACGGAAGAATTTGGTTTCCCTCTCTGCTCGCAGCCCAAATCGCTCTTGCGTCATATCTTACAAAAAAGAATATTTCGATTCAGTTTACACGTCAGGAAGATTTTTTATATACTGCAAAATCTCAAGGTCTTTTAATACAGCATAAAACCGCCGTTTCAAATTCGGGTTTAATTGAAGCTATGGATGTTTCCGTTATTGTAGATACCGGCTCATTTAATCCTTTTATAAATCAAATATTAAAGCAAATTACGGTAACCGCGGCGAGCCTTTACCGATTGCCTTCTTACAGTATAAATGCCGTTGCGATTAAAACCAATTGCGGTCTTACCGATTTATTCACCGGTTGGGGAGATGCATATATAACGGCCGCCTTGGAAAAACATATAAACGAAATTGTAAACCAGCTTAATTTATGTCCGATTAAGTTCCGCTTGGATAATGCTTTGCGCACGGGTCAGGCAAGAATTTGCGGAGTTAAAAATGATGAAGAGTTGTCCATAGAGAATCTGTTTAAAGCGGTATGCTCCACAAGCGATTTTTATAGGAAATACTATGCTTATCGCTTGATAAATACGGGGAGAAAAAACCGGTATGACGGAAATTGGAGAGGTATCGGAATTGCGGCGGGGCTTCAATATAACGGGTCCAATATTCTTGTAAAATCGGGAATGAATTACAGTGCGGAAATTACGTTGACTATTGACGATAGGGTTATTGTTAAAGCGGAGCCCGTTTCGGACAGTTTAAAAAAAATATTGCGTAAACAAATTGCCAAAGAGCTTGAAGCAGACGAAAACTCGGTTATTTTTTTGGGCGGCAGTACCGACGAGATGAGTATTACGGGAGCTGCTACTTCTTCATGCGGTATTTCCATTATCCCCGAGCTTATATCGAAGTGCTGTACCGGAATTAAAAATCAAAGGTTTAGAAAACCTCTTCCCATTACCGTAAGTAAAACATATAAGATTACAAAAACTAAGGACTGGGATAATACGCTTCTTAAAGGAGTTCCTTTTATTTCAATGACCCCCGCCGTTTGTGCCGTAGAGCTTGAACTGAACCGCAGCAATTATTCGGTGGAAATAAAGGGTATTTGGTTTGCATGTAATCCGGGTAAAATTTATTCAAAAAAAATGGTTATGCACAATATTCATAAATCTATTGCAAATGCAATTTCTAATATATCGATAGAAAAACTTCAGGAAAGAAATATCCTTCCGTCAAGATATAAAATTCTTCCTACCGGGCATATCCCTCCAATTAGGGCATTTATTATCGAAAGTGAGCTGAAAACACGCGGTGTAGGAGAGCTTGCGGAAGGATTGGTTCCGGCTGCATATATTTCGGCATTAAATCAAATTATGATTAAATACCGCCGTATAGATACTCTTCCCGTGTTTACCGAGGATATTTTTAAAGCTTTTGCAATAAGTGAGGAATCCGATGAGAATTAG
- a CDS encoding NAD-dependent epimerase/dehydratase family protein, with translation MKKTVFITGASGTMGEEALKQIAETDNYNITVILRQKKKNLKLAKKLKKRYGKNVNIIFGDLSVFADCVKCTENADYIIHCAAIIPPAADHNSDDVYKSNYLGTLNLINAVKISPKCSEVKFIYIGTVAEYGNRTFKAPWIRTGDPLLTSAFDFYGATKVMAEREVIESGLNSWVSLRQSGVLYDNIMMKNMDDGLMFHTCWNTPIEWATARTSGLLLKNLLQKNEDGSLPKEFWKRVYNIGNGSSARVTGYETLDRGFKLMGRSAKDVFKPNWNSPRNFHCGWFYDSKILNEYLDFQYEGFEEFFKQLDKKFWYFKLGKPFPSLIRKFAIEPLLRTCNAPMYWLKNNFEGRIKAFFGSREKFEKIPQTWENYPLLCENKNPETGEYLDYSSIKDESKAAQFLLAHGYDETKPESSLNIDDMKQAARFRGGKCLSEEMIPGDLYTPLEWECSCGHKFKATPFLILKGGHWCPECAVPPWNFDEHAKHSKFYAQIWYNDHEENENNFYDKNCFKDIAGLK, from the coding sequence ATGAAGAAAACAGTATTTATTACAGGGGCTTCGGGAACTATGGGTGAGGAAGCCTTAAAGCAAATAGCCGAAACCGATAATTATAATATTACCGTAATTTTACGGCAAAAAAAGAAAAATTTAAAACTTGCAAAGAAACTAAAAAAACGGTACGGCAAAAATGTAAATATTATTTTCGGCGATTTATCGGTTTTTGCCGATTGCGTAAAGTGCACTGAAAATGCCGATTATATAATTCACTGTGCGGCAATTATTCCGCCTGCGGCGGATCATAATTCCGATGATGTATATAAGTCCAATTATTTAGGCACTCTTAATTTAATAAATGCGGTAAAAATATCTCCTAAATGCAGCGAGGTTAAATTTATTTACATCGGTACCGTTGCCGAATACGGTAACAGAACTTTTAAAGCGCCTTGGATACGTACGGGAGACCCCTTGTTAACCTCCGCCTTTGATTTTTACGGAGCGACCAAGGTAATGGCCGAACGTGAAGTAATCGAGTCGGGATTAAATTCTTGGGTTTCGCTTAGGCAATCCGGAGTTTTATATGACAATATAATGATGAAAAATATGGACGACGGTCTTATGTTTCATACTTGTTGGAATACTCCGATTGAATGGGCAACGGCTCGCACTTCAGGGCTGCTTTTAAAAAATCTTTTACAAAAAAACGAAGACGGTTCTCTTCCTAAGGAATTTTGGAAGCGGGTTTATAATATAGGAAACGGAAGCTCCGCCAGGGTAACCGGCTATGAGACTCTTGACCGCGGTTTTAAACTTATGGGAAGAAGTGCAAAAGATGTTTTTAAACCTAATTGGAATTCTCCTCGTAATTTTCATTGCGGCTGGTTTTACGATTCAAAAATATTAAACGAATATCTTGATTTTCAATACGAAGGCTTTGAAGAATTTTTTAAACAACTCGATAAAAAATTTTGGTATTTTAAACTCGGAAAACCCTTTCCGTCTTTAATCCGTAAATTTGCAATAGAACCTCTTTTGAGAACCTGCAATGCCCCTATGTATTGGCTGAAAAATAATTTTGAGGGAAGAATAAAAGCCTTTTTCGGCTCACGTGAAAAATTCGAAAAAATTCCGCAAACTTGGGAAAACTATCCTCTTTTGTGCGAAAATAAAAATCCCGAAACGGGAGAATATTTGGATTATAGTTCCATAAAAGATGAAAGCAAAGCAGCGCAATTTCTTTTAGCTCACGGCTACGATGAAACAAAGCCGGAAAGCAGTCTTAATATTGATGATATGAAACAAGCTGCACGGTTTCGCGGAGGAAAATGCTTAAGTGAAGAAATGATTCCGGGAGATTTATATACCCCGCTTGAATGGGAATGTTCTTGCGGACACAAATTTAAGGCAACTCCCTTCCTTATTCTAAAGGGAGGACATTGGTGTCCCGAATGTGCCGTTCCGCCGTGGAATTTCGACGAACATGCGAAACACAGTAAATTTTATGCACAAATTTGGTACAATGACCATGAAGAAAATGAAAACAATTTTTATGATAAAAATTGTTTTAAGGATATTGCAGGTCTTAAATAA
- a CDS encoding DegT/DnrJ/EryC1/StrS family aminotransferase yields the protein MQITNCKKNIPFFVPSFSEEEENAVCRILKSGWLTTGKETLEFENEFSEFTGSKFSLAVNSASSGLILAYDACGVKSGTKILTSPYTFISTATSALHLGAEIVYADIEKDSYSIAPEKIEAELKKDKTIKAVVPIHIAGNVCNMKEINFLAKKYGVAVIEDTAHAFPSKTEEGYAGTLGTCGVFSFYATKTLTTGEGGMICTNDEEIAKRIRLMRSHGINRTIWDRYTDTKASWKYDVTEAGWKFNLPDILSAIGKVQLKKALLFYERRKKVAEKYNKAFSDNPLFILPPDGNGNAWHLYILRLNLDMLKITRDEFARLLQESGLGISMHFIPHFEMTYIKKRYGLNGADFPESRLKYEQSLSLPFYPSMSNEDIEYVTDTVLKIGEANKR from the coding sequence ATGCAAATCACAAACTGTAAAAAAAATATTCCGTTTTTTGTGCCGTCTTTTTCCGAAGAAGAAGAGAATGCCGTGTGTCGAATTTTAAAATCCGGCTGGCTTACTACCGGGAAAGAAACCTTGGAATTCGAAAATGAATTCTCGGAATTTACGGGGAGTAAATTTTCTCTTGCAGTTAATTCGGCTTCAAGCGGTTTAATTTTGGCTTACGATGCGTGCGGAGTAAAAAGCGGCACAAAAATTCTTACAAGTCCTTATACCTTTATTTCAACGGCAACCTCGGCTCTTCATTTAGGAGCGGAAATTGTTTATGCCGATATTGAAAAAGATTCATATAGTATAGCTCCTGAAAAAATTGAGGCGGAATTAAAAAAAGATAAAACTATAAAAGCCGTTGTTCCTATCCATATTGCGGGAAATGTTTGCAATATGAAAGAAATAAATTTTCTTGCAAAAAAGTACGGTGTTGCGGTTATAGAAGATACGGCTCATGCTTTCCCTTCAAAAACTGAAGAAGGATATGCAGGCACTCTCGGTACTTGCGGCGTTTTTTCTTTTTATGCTACAAAAACGCTTACTACCGGCGAAGGCGGAATGATTTGCACAAACGATGAAGAAATTGCAAAAAGAATCCGGCTTATGCGTTCCCATGGAATTAACCGTACAATTTGGGACCGCTACACCGACACTAAGGCTTCTTGGAAATACGATGTAACGGAAGCGGGCTGGAAATTTAATCTGCCTGACATTCTTTCCGCTATAGGAAAAGTTCAGCTTAAAAAAGCTCTTTTATTTTATGAACGGCGGAAAAAAGTTGCCGAAAAATACAATAAGGCGTTTTCGGATAATCCGCTTTTTATTCTTCCGCCTGACGGAAACGGGAATGCATGGCATTTGTATATTTTGCGTTTAAACCTTGATATGCTGAAAATTACACGCGATGAATTTGCCCGCCTCTTACAGGAAAGCGGACTTGGAATTTCCATGCACTTTATTCCGCATTTTGAAATGACGTATATAAAAAAACGGTACGGGTTAAACGGTGCCGATTTTCCTGAAAGCCGTTTAAAGTATGAGCAAAGTTTAAGTTTACCGTTTTATCCTTCAATGTCAAATGAGGATATAGAGTATGTTACCGATACGGTTTTAAAGATAGGGGAAGCTAATAAGCGTTGA
- a CDS encoding (2Fe-2S)-binding protein, translated as MRISFNLNGTNVQIEAVANERLVYVLRREFGLFSLKSSCLNGQCGSCTVLMNGKPVPSCLVPVFKVEGAEIITLEYFKTTEAYKVISAGFDQAGVEMCGFCDAGKIFFAHSILTSGLDASAQSAEEKIRRVYSSSMCRCTSFEDLFSAITRIGKSQKRK; from the coding sequence ATGAGAATTAGTTTTAACTTAAACGGAACAAATGTACAAATTGAAGCCGTAGCCAATGAAAGGCTTGTTTATGTCTTACGCAGAGAATTCGGTCTTTTCAGTTTAAAATCCTCATGTCTAAACGGCCAATGCGGTTCATGTACCGTGCTTATGAACGGTAAGCCGGTTCCCTCGTGTCTTGTGCCGGTTTTTAAGGTTGAAGGTGCGGAAATAATAACCCTTGAGTATTTTAAAACCACCGAAGCTTATAAGGTTATAAGTGCCGGTTTTGACCAGGCCGGAGTTGAAATGTGCGGATTTTGCGATGCGGGTAAAATATTTTTTGCTCACTCTATTTTAACTTCCGGCCTTGACGCTTCGGCACAAAGTGCGGAAGAAAAAATACGCAGGGTTTATTCCAGCTCGATGTGCCGATGTACAAGTTTTGAGGATTTATTTTCCGCAATTACACGTATCGGTAAATCTCAAAAAAGAAAATAA
- a CDS encoding DMT family transporter, with the protein MNKNKAAGNAMLILTSFIWGTAFVAQRTGMDYVQPFTFMTGRYVLAFISLGIVAAVIKLTEKREKILAENEKPLCKIKRRNTVLSGLVTGFFLFLGSTFQQTGILYTTVGKAGFITSLYIVIVPLFGVFTGKKIRKLVWIGVVFEIIGLYLLTIKEGFSIGYGDLIIFASSFVWAGHVLSIDYFSKKVDPVYMSFLQFAFCSILSAAAMFIADTPVWSNITAGWFPIFYAGVFSSGIGYTLQMIAQKNTDPTIASLILSLEAVFGAIAGYYFLGEILSIKELLGCAVLFTAVIIAQFPEKSKK; encoded by the coding sequence ATGAATAAAAATAAGGCGGCGGGAAATGCAATGCTCATACTGACATCGTTTATCTGGGGAACCGCATTTGTTGCTCAACGCACGGGAATGGATTATGTTCAACCTTTTACTTTTATGACGGGACGTTATGTACTTGCATTTATTTCACTTGGGATTGTTGCAGCAGTGATAAAACTTACCGAAAAAAGAGAAAAAATCCTTGCGGAAAACGAAAAGCCCCTTTGTAAAATAAAAAGACGCAACACGGTTTTAAGCGGACTTGTTACCGGATTTTTTCTCTTTTTAGGTTCCACATTTCAACAAACCGGCATATTGTATACTACGGTAGGAAAAGCAGGTTTTATTACCTCTTTGTACATAGTAATTGTCCCCTTATTCGGAGTCTTTACTGGAAAAAAAATACGAAAACTTGTCTGGATAGGCGTAGTTTTTGAAATAATAGGTTTATACCTTTTAACAATAAAAGAAGGTTTCAGTATAGGTTACGGCGATTTAATTATTTTTGCAAGCTCTTTCGTATGGGCGGGGCACGTTTTATCTATAGATTATTTCAGCAAAAAAGTAGACCCAGTTTATATGTCGTTTTTGCAATTTGCCTTTTGTTCAATCTTATCTGCGGCGGCAATGTTTATTGCGGATACACCCGTATGGAGCAACATAACAGCGGGCTGGTTTCCGATTTTCTATGCGGGAGTTTTTTCGTCAGGTATAGGCTATACATTACAGATGATAGCTCAAAAAAACACCGACCCTACAATAGCTTCTCTTATCCTAAGTTTGGAAGCCGTATTCGGTGCAATAGCCGGTTACTATTTTTTAGGAGAAATATTAAGCATAAAAGAACTTTTAGGCTGCGCCGTCTTATTTACCGCAGTTATTATCGCTCAGTTTCCGGAAAAGTCTAAAAAATAA